One Halomonas sp. M4R1S46 genomic window carries:
- a CDS encoding DUF3305 domain-containing protein, whose amino-acid sequence MTTATTRRLSVSLRAERVTSKGFTATRWRVADLVSGDGGPHPLDLQLTLTERAAYRFNLASRSPRLFVNAGDADGEPRPACITASQEVAAAWLDGEQRVLEVAMPLAIQAWLEAYLARHGEAPDEGRKKKRKGAGRAREHTP is encoded by the coding sequence ATGACCACCGCCACCACCCGACGACTCAGCGTTTCCCTCCGGGCCGAGCGCGTCACCAGCAAGGGGTTCACCGCGACCCGCTGGCGGGTCGCCGACCTCGTGTCCGGTGATGGCGGCCCCCACCCCCTGGACCTGCAGCTCACCCTCACCGAGCGTGCCGCCTATCGCTTCAACCTGGCCTCGAGGTCGCCGCGGCTGTTCGTCAATGCCGGCGATGCGGACGGGGAGCCGCGTCCCGCGTGCATCACCGCCAGCCAGGAGGTGGCCGCGGCCTGGCTGGACGGCGAGCAGCGCGTGCTGGAGGTCGCCATGCCCCTGGCGATCCAGGCCTGGCTCGAGGCCTACCTGGCCCGCCATGGTGAGGCCCCCGACGAGGGACGCAAGAAGAAGCGCAAGGGCGCCGGCCGCGCCCGGGAGCACACCCCATGA
- a CDS encoding DUF3306 domain-containing protein: protein MSHFQRWSRRKRGVIGDDAIDDATASAAPSAEPVAAPEAPPTDPEADLPDPDDLPPGSDITAFMAPGVSAGLRRRALKRLFAADHYGIRDGLDDYDQDFRRTLTPLAGQAAQRLRRWLDEPDSSRDDDSRDVPREVADDATPPAGDEPRDDGNGEIDELTAAPQPATPPARDGDAPLDQGPLARTGKPIKTR, encoded by the coding sequence ATGAGCCACTTTCAACGCTGGTCCCGGCGCAAGCGGGGCGTCATCGGCGACGACGCCATCGACGACGCGACGGCGTCCGCCGCCCCTTCGGCCGAGCCTGTCGCGGCCCCGGAGGCGCCGCCCACCGACCCCGAGGCGGACCTCCCCGACCCCGATGACCTGCCGCCGGGCAGCGATATCACGGCGTTCATGGCGCCCGGCGTCAGTGCCGGCCTGCGCCGACGCGCGCTGAAGCGCCTCTTCGCCGCCGACCATTACGGTATCCGCGATGGCCTCGATGACTACGACCAGGATTTCCGCCGGACCCTGACCCCGCTGGCCGGCCAGGCCGCGCAACGCCTGCGCCGCTGGCTCGACGAGCCTGACAGCAGTCGTGATGACGACTCGCGCGACGTGCCCCGCGAGGTCGCCGACGACGCCACGCCCCCCGCTGGTGACGAGCCGCGAGACGACGGGAATGGCGAGATCGACGAGCTCACCGCCGCCCCCCAGCCGGCGACGCCACCCGCGCGGGACGGCGACGCCCCATTAGACCAAGGCCCATTGGCGCGAACGGGAAAACCCATCAAGACTCGATGA
- a CDS encoding 4Fe-4S dicluster domain-containing protein, with translation MNQRIALLAVDEADEPRNRQARDLARRQLSWPVNLAPETLSYVSDGHALLLGNERHVRRAARALADTGLGSLSLLITEPAAAGEDGDDDALLAATGHLPQHSLTRDQRRRLRLAGYLGRFSATLDMPGGPLDLARLLAGRAHFDLVIDLGEAPCLALELPPPGYLAFHWEDAARDARLAEAAELVGEFDKPRYVQIDGQRCAHAASGQPGCTRCLEVCPADAIASRQGRIEAWIEIDPYRCHGVGSCASACPTGAIGYRQPSAPRQLDTLLGWLAAYLAAGGSTPVVRFLAAGTQAAEAAAGHVLDIPLEELGAAGHDQWLAALAGGAAEVRVQYHDGMPDRLTTFLDDQLALARGLLSALGHAPERLVCLAPGDSAGRDAPPAWPPLTTTPLVLTGDDKRARLDQALDRLAGLGTPDGRRHALPAGAPYGSVAVSEAACTLCMACVATCPTPALGAGRDAPRLDFREADCVQCGLCEAACPEDAIRLTPGLLADPARGERRVLHEEAPFACIHCGKPFASAGTIAAIKAKLADHPRFAGDAARRLEMCEDCRVRDAWRALARDPDAQLKV, from the coding sequence ATGAACCAGCGAATCGCCCTGCTGGCGGTGGACGAGGCGGACGAGCCCCGTAACCGCCAGGCACGTGACCTTGCCCGCCGCCAGCTCTCCTGGCCCGTCAACCTGGCCCCGGAGACCCTGAGCTATGTCAGTGACGGCCATGCCCTGCTGCTCGGCAACGAGCGCCACGTCCGGCGCGCCGCCAGGGCCCTCGCCGATACCGGGCTGGGCTCGCTCAGCCTGCTCATCACCGAGCCCGCCGCCGCCGGCGAGGACGGCGACGACGATGCCCTGCTGGCCGCCACCGGCCACCTCCCGCAGCATTCCCTCACTCGGGACCAGCGCCGCCGGCTACGCCTGGCAGGCTATCTCGGGCGCTTCTCCGCGACGCTGGACATGCCCGGCGGCCCCCTGGACCTGGCCAGGCTGCTGGCCGGCCGCGCGCATTTCGACCTGGTCATCGACCTCGGCGAGGCGCCGTGCCTGGCGCTGGAACTCCCCCCGCCCGGCTACCTCGCCTTCCACTGGGAGGACGCGGCGCGCGACGCGCGACTGGCCGAGGCGGCCGAGCTGGTGGGCGAGTTCGACAAGCCCCGCTACGTCCAGATCGACGGCCAACGCTGCGCTCATGCCGCCAGTGGCCAACCGGGCTGTACGCGCTGCCTCGAGGTGTGTCCCGCCGATGCCATCGCCAGCCGCCAGGGTCGCATCGAGGCCTGGATCGAGATCGATCCCTATCGCTGTCATGGCGTGGGCAGCTGTGCCAGCGCCTGCCCCACCGGCGCCATCGGCTACCGCCAGCCCAGCGCACCGCGCCAGCTGGACACGCTGCTGGGTTGGCTGGCGGCCTACCTGGCGGCCGGGGGAAGCACGCCCGTCGTGCGCTTCCTCGCGGCCGGGACGCAGGCCGCGGAGGCCGCGGCCGGCCACGTGCTCGACATCCCCCTCGAGGAACTCGGCGCCGCCGGCCACGACCAGTGGCTCGCCGCCCTGGCCGGCGGTGCCGCCGAGGTACGCGTGCAGTACCACGACGGCATGCCCGACCGGCTGACGACCTTCCTCGATGACCAGCTGGCACTGGCGCGGGGCCTGCTCTCGGCCCTGGGCCATGCCCCCGAGCGGCTGGTGTGCCTGGCGCCCGGCGACAGCGCCGGCCGAGATGCCCCGCCCGCATGGCCCCCTCTCACCACCACGCCCCTCGTGTTGACGGGCGACGACAAGCGCGCCCGCCTCGACCAGGCGCTCGACCGCCTCGCCGGCCTCGGCACGCCGGATGGCCGGCGCCATGCGCTGCCGGCGGGCGCGCCCTATGGGTCGGTCGCGGTCAGCGAGGCGGCCTGCACCCTGTGCATGGCCTGCGTGGCGACCTGCCCCACGCCGGCCCTGGGGGCCGGCCGGGACGCCCCGCGTCTCGACTTCCGCGAGGCCGACTGCGTGCAGTGCGGCCTCTGCGAGGCGGCCTGTCCGGAGGACGCCATCCGCTTGACCCCGGGACTGCTGGCCGACCCGGCCCGCGGCGAGCGACGCGTGCTGCACGAGGAGGCACCCTTCGCCTGTATCCATTGCGGCAAGCCCTTCGCCAGCGCCGGCACCATCGCCGCCATCAAGGCCAAGCTGGCCGATCACCCCCGCTTTGCCGGCGACGCCGCCCGGCGGCTGGAGATGTGCGAGGACTGCCGTGTTCGCGATGCCTGGCGGGCCCTGGCCCGCGATCCCGACGCGCAACTGAAGGTATGA
- a CDS encoding molecular chaperone — translation MTQEPPMAEPRDETRALRADIYRLLGRLLREPPDEALLAWLATLAPEGDGDLARAWQGLAQAAGAASPAALARAHFRHLVGVIEGDITPYASWYHNGALMDEALVALRRDLRRLGIARAEHSRDPEDHLAAELEVMALLVETTPQAEAGFYRRHLLPWADRCLADLAAVATPFYARLGELGRAFLAEEERRLAATDGEAPVRFVTPPVP, via the coding sequence ATGACCCAGGAACCGCCCATGGCCGAGCCCCGCGACGAGACACGCGCCCTGCGCGCCGATATCTATCGGCTACTGGGCCGCCTGCTGCGGGAGCCACCCGACGAGGCACTGCTCGCCTGGCTGGCGACCCTCGCCCCCGAGGGCGACGGCGACCTGGCCCGGGCCTGGCAGGGTCTGGCCCAGGCCGCCGGTGCGGCCTCGCCGGCGGCCCTGGCGCGGGCCCATTTCCGCCACCTGGTCGGCGTCATCGAGGGCGACATCACCCCCTATGCCTCCTGGTACCACAATGGCGCCCTGATGGACGAGGCGCTGGTCGCCCTGCGGCGCGACCTGCGCCGCCTGGGGATCGCCCGCGCCGAGCACAGCCGCGACCCCGAGGACCACCTGGCGGCGGAGCTCGAGGTCATGGCCCTGCTGGTGGAAACCACCCCGCAGGCGGAGGCCGGCTTCTACCGCCGTCACCTGCTCCCCTGGGCGGATCGCTGCCTGGCCGACCTGGCTGCCGTCGCCACCCCCTTCTATGCCCGTCTCGGTGAGCTCGGCCGCGCCTTTCTCGCCGAGGAGGAGCGTCGCCTGGCGGCGACCGACGGCGAAGCCCCCGTGCGGTTCGTCACCCCGCCCGTGCCCTGA
- a CDS encoding twin-arginine translocation signal domain-containing protein, with protein sequence MSTERNPQRRRFLKTLGLGTVAAGAAAGIGQVPLVRAESAPKDAARDETPRGYRETAHVRAYYATLRD encoded by the coding sequence ATGTCCACCGAACGCAATCCCCAGCGCCGCCGCTTCCTCAAGACCCTCGGCCTCGGCACCGTCGCGGCGGGGGCGGCCGCCGGCATCGGCCAGGTGCCTCTGGTGCGGGCCGAGTCCGCCCCCAAGGACGCCGCGCGGGACGAGACACCGCGGGGCTACCGGGAGACCGCGCATGTCCGCGCCTACTACGCCACCCTGCGCGACTGA
- a CDS encoding molybdopterin-dependent oxidoreductase, which yields MRLTRSSSTPRTGGLGISRRQFLKRSGATTGGLAAAGFMGAPMMRRVDAAEKTAYSDAPIETKRTVCSHCSVGCGVYAEVQEGVWTGQEPAFDHPINRGAHCAKGASLRQHGHSTRRLKYPMKLVDGEWQRLSWEQAIEEIGNKVLALTEQHGPDSVYWLGSAKFNNEQAYLLRKFAALAGTNNTDHQARICHSTTVAGVANTWGYGAMTNSLNDIQHSRAIMFIGSNPCEAHPVAMQHILLAKERNQAEIIVVDPRFTRTAAKADHYVRLRPGSDVAFIWGLLWHIFENGWEDRDYIAQRVYGMDDVRSEVAAFSPEVVENITGVPEATMHDTARRLAENRPGCIVWCMGGTQHTTGNNNTRAYCILELALGNIGTSGGGANIFRGHDNVQGATDLGLMSHSLPGYYGLSEGAWRHWARVWDLDYDWLVSRFDPAEYADGKPMNSSGITVSRWVDGVLEEEDAIAQRTRLKAMFYWGHAVNSQTRGPEMRRAMQQLEMMVIVDPYPTVAAVMHDRSDGVYLLPACTQFETTGSVTATNRSLQWRDRVIEPLFESRPDHEIMYLLARKLGFAEELFKHIRVEGSEPLIEDITREFNRGMWTVGYTGQSPERLKAHQQNWHTFDFETLQAQGGAADGDYYGLPWPCWGTAEMGHPGTPILYDTSKKVSEGGLTFRARFGIERDGVSLLADGSFSRDSELDDGYPEFSAAMLKDLGWWGDLTPQEQQAAEGQNWKTDLSGGIQRVAIAHECAPFGNAKARCNVWTFPDPIPKHREPLYTSRRDLVSDYPTWDDVASHYRLPTLYRSIQQKDVTGTYPIILTSGRLVEYEGGGEETRSMSWLAELQQQMFVEINPALANDLGVADGEMVWVEGAEGGRVRVQALVTPRVAREVVFMPFHFGGMFQGEDLHDRYPEGAAPYVLGEAANTATTYGYDSVTQMQETKCTLCRIEKAG from the coding sequence ATGCGACTGACGCGAAGCTCATCCACTCCCCGGACCGGCGGCCTCGGTATCTCCCGTCGCCAGTTTCTCAAGCGCAGCGGTGCCACCACCGGCGGCCTGGCCGCCGCCGGCTTCATGGGCGCGCCGATGATGCGCCGGGTCGACGCCGCGGAGAAGACGGCCTATTCCGACGCCCCCATCGAGACGAAGCGTACCGTCTGTTCCCATTGCTCGGTGGGCTGCGGGGTCTACGCGGAAGTACAGGAAGGCGTCTGGACCGGCCAGGAGCCGGCCTTCGACCATCCCATCAACCGCGGGGCCCACTGCGCCAAGGGCGCGTCGCTGCGCCAGCACGGCCATTCCACCCGGCGGCTGAAGTACCCCATGAAGCTTGTCGACGGCGAATGGCAACGGTTGAGCTGGGAGCAGGCCATCGAGGAGATCGGCAACAAGGTGCTCGCGCTCACCGAGCAGCACGGCCCGGACAGCGTCTACTGGCTGGGCTCGGCCAAGTTCAACAACGAACAGGCCTACCTGCTGCGCAAGTTCGCCGCCCTGGCGGGAACCAACAACACCGACCACCAGGCACGCATCTGCCACTCCACCACCGTGGCCGGGGTCGCCAACACCTGGGGTTACGGGGCGATGACCAACTCGCTCAACGACATCCAGCACAGCCGGGCGATCATGTTCATCGGCTCCAACCCCTGCGAGGCCCACCCGGTGGCCATGCAGCACATCCTGCTGGCCAAGGAGCGCAACCAGGCCGAGATCATCGTGGTCGATCCCCGCTTCACCCGCACCGCCGCCAAGGCCGACCACTATGTGCGCCTGCGTCCCGGCAGCGACGTGGCCTTCATCTGGGGGCTGCTGTGGCACATCTTCGAGAATGGCTGGGAGGATCGCGACTACATCGCCCAGCGGGTCTACGGCATGGACGATGTCCGCAGCGAGGTGGCGGCCTTCTCGCCGGAGGTGGTGGAGAACATTACCGGCGTGCCCGAGGCGACGATGCACGACACGGCCCGCCGCCTGGCCGAGAACCGCCCCGGCTGCATCGTCTGGTGCATGGGCGGCACCCAGCACACCACCGGCAACAACAACACCCGGGCCTACTGCATCCTGGAGCTCGCCCTCGGCAACATCGGCACCTCCGGCGGCGGCGCCAACATCTTCCGCGGCCACGACAATGTCCAGGGCGCCACCGACCTGGGCCTGATGTCGCACTCCCTGCCCGGCTACTACGGCCTCTCCGAGGGCGCCTGGCGGCACTGGGCCAGGGTCTGGGACCTGGACTACGACTGGCTCGTCAGCCGCTTCGACCCCGCCGAATACGCGGACGGAAAGCCGATGAATTCCAGCGGCATCACCGTGTCCCGCTGGGTCGACGGGGTCCTCGAGGAGGAGGACGCCATCGCCCAGCGCACCCGCCTCAAGGCGATGTTCTACTGGGGGCACGCGGTCAACTCCCAGACCCGCGGCCCCGAGATGCGCCGGGCGATGCAGCAGCTGGAGATGATGGTCATCGTCGACCCCTATCCCACCGTGGCCGCGGTCATGCACGATCGCAGCGACGGCGTCTACCTGCTGCCCGCCTGCACCCAGTTCGAGACCACCGGCAGCGTGACGGCCACCAACCGCTCCCTCCAGTGGCGCGACCGGGTCATCGAGCCGCTGTTCGAGTCCAGACCTGACCACGAGATCATGTACCTGCTGGCCCGCAAGCTGGGCTTCGCCGAGGAACTCTTCAAGCACATCCGCGTCGAGGGCAGCGAGCCGCTGATCGAGGACATCACCCGGGAGTTCAACCGCGGCATGTGGACCGTGGGCTACACCGGGCAGAGCCCGGAGCGCCTCAAGGCCCACCAGCAGAACTGGCATACCTTCGACTTCGAGACCCTGCAGGCCCAGGGCGGGGCCGCCGACGGCGACTACTATGGCCTGCCCTGGCCCTGCTGGGGCACCGCCGAGATGGGCCACCCCGGCACGCCGATCCTCTACGACACCAGCAAGAAGGTGTCCGAGGGAGGGCTGACCTTCCGGGCCCGCTTCGGCATCGAACGCGATGGCGTGTCCCTGCTCGCCGACGGCTCCTTCAGTCGCGACTCGGAACTGGACGACGGCTACCCGGAATTCAGCGCCGCCATGCTCAAGGACTTGGGCTGGTGGGGCGATCTGACCCCACAGGAACAGCAGGCCGCCGAGGGCCAGAACTGGAAGACCGACCTGTCCGGCGGCATCCAGCGGGTGGCCATCGCCCACGAGTGCGCCCCCTTCGGCAATGCCAAGGCCCGCTGCAACGTCTGGACCTTCCCCGACCCGATCCCCAAGCACCGCGAGCCGCTCTACACCAGCCGCCGCGACCTGGTGAGCGACTACCCCACCTGGGACGACGTGGCCTCCCACTACCGCTTGCCCACCCTCTACCGCTCCATCCAGCAGAAGGACGTGACCGGTACCTATCCGATCATCCTCACTTCCGGCCGGCTGGTGGAGTACGAGGGCGGTGGCGAGGAGACGCGCTCCATGTCCTGGCTCGCCGAGCTGCAGCAGCAGATGTTCGTCGAGATCAATCCGGCACTGGCCAACGACCTCGGCGTCGCCGACGGCGAGATGGTCTGGGTCGAGGGTGCCGAGGGTGGCCGCGTGCGGGTGCAGGCCCTGGTCACCCCGCGGGTCGCCCGCGAGGTGGTGTTCATGCCCTTCCACTTCGGCGGCATGTTCCAGGGCGAGGACCTCCACGACCGCTACCCCGAGGGGGCGGCGCCCTATGTGCTGGGCGAGGCCGCGAACACGGCCACCACCTACGGCTACGACTCGGTGACCCAGATGCAGGAAACCAAGTGCACGCTCTGTCGCATCGAGAAGGCCGGCTGA
- the fdh3B gene encoding formate dehydrogenase FDH3 subunit beta has translation MATMKFMCDAERCIECNGCVTACKNANEVEWGIQRRRVVTLDDGEPTEVSISVACMHCDDAPCIAVCPTETLYQRDDGIVLHDKDLCIGCGYCLYACPFGAPQFPQQSAFGERGKMDKCTFCAGGPADSKEEEYAKYGANRIDEGKLPLCAEMCSTKALLAGDAQEIADIFRQRVVRRGHEDGGWSGNPRAEADSLAHDATRQG, from the coding sequence ATGGCAACGATGAAATTCATGTGTGACGCCGAGCGCTGCATCGAGTGCAACGGCTGCGTCACCGCCTGCAAGAACGCCAACGAGGTGGAATGGGGCATCCAGCGCCGCCGGGTGGTGACCCTGGACGACGGCGAGCCCACCGAGGTCTCGATCTCGGTGGCCTGCATGCACTGCGACGATGCCCCCTGCATCGCCGTCTGCCCCACCGAGACCCTCTACCAGCGCGACGACGGCATCGTGCTTCACGACAAGGACCTGTGCATCGGCTGTGGCTACTGCCTCTACGCCTGCCCCTTCGGGGCGCCGCAGTTCCCGCAGCAGAGCGCCTTCGGCGAGCGCGGCAAGATGGACAAGTGCACCTTCTGCGCCGGGGGCCCGGCCGACAGCAAGGAGGAGGAATACGCCAAGTACGGCGCCAACCGCATCGACGAGGGCAAGCTGCCGCTGTGCGCCGAGATGTGCTCCACCAAGGCGCTGCTCGCCGGTGACGCCCAGGAGATCGCGGACATCTTCCGCCAGCGGGTGGTGCGTCGGGGGCACGAGGATGGCGGCTGGTCCGGCAACCCCCGGGCCGAGGCCGATTCACTGGCCCATGACGCCACCCGGCAGGGCTAA
- a CDS encoding formate dehydrogenase subunit gamma produces the protein MSIAMRDPWRLVLTALLAALLLVALALGLGRQALAQDTTPGEANPGQEAAFAVPAVDADTWRRIRGGETDANFRDSRAQSTYNLINASGETWRQVRDRWVSPFGAIAILGMLAMILVFYLVVGRQRLDEPRTGRKLLRWPILDRALHWSVASLFLLLGLTGLMLLYGKALLRPMFGDGAWAGLMTGTKTLHNYLGPLFAILLLVVLARFLRHNLPRRHDLAWLRQGGGMVGKAHPDAGFANAGEKLWYWLLASVGLVVVVSGLVLDFPNFNQTRDTMQWANIIHALGALGLTAVALGHIYIGTLGTEGALEGMTHGYVDESWARQHHNLWYEEVKGKADRAAPDAAQSDSPSASRPPG, from the coding sequence ATGAGCATCGCGATGCGAGACCCCTGGCGGCTCGTGCTGACGGCCCTGCTGGCGGCGCTGCTGCTGGTCGCCCTGGCCCTGGGCCTCGGCCGGCAGGCCCTCGCCCAGGACACCACGCCCGGCGAGGCGAATCCCGGGCAGGAAGCCGCCTTCGCCGTGCCCGCGGTGGACGCCGACACCTGGCGGCGGATCCGCGGTGGCGAGACCGACGCCAACTTCCGCGACAGCCGGGCACAGAGCACCTACAACCTGATCAATGCCAGCGGCGAGACCTGGCGGCAGGTCCGCGACCGCTGGGTGTCGCCCTTCGGCGCCATCGCCATCCTCGGCATGCTGGCCATGATCCTGGTGTTCTATCTCGTCGTCGGCCGCCAGCGGCTCGACGAGCCCCGCACCGGGCGCAAGCTGCTGCGCTGGCCAATACTGGACCGCGCCCTGCACTGGAGCGTGGCCAGCCTGTTCCTCCTGCTCGGCCTGACCGGCCTGATGCTGCTCTACGGCAAGGCCCTGCTGCGCCCGATGTTCGGTGACGGCGCCTGGGCCGGCCTGATGACCGGCACCAAGACCCTGCACAACTACCTGGGCCCGCTGTTCGCCATCCTGCTGCTGGTGGTGCTGGCCCGCTTCCTGCGTCACAACCTGCCCAGGCGCCATGACCTGGCCTGGCTCCGCCAGGGCGGGGGCATGGTCGGCAAGGCGCATCCGGATGCCGGCTTCGCCAACGCCGGCGAGAAGCTCTGGTACTGGCTGCTGGCCAGCGTGGGCCTGGTGGTGGTCGTCAGCGGCCTGGTGCTGGACTTCCCCAACTTCAACCAGACCCGGGACACCATGCAGTGGGCCAACATCATCCATGCCCTCGGCGCCCTGGGCCTGACCGCCGTGGCACTGGGCCATATCTATATCGGCACCCTCGGCACGGAGGGCGCCCTGGAGGGCATGACCCACGGCTACGTGGACGAGAGCTGGGCCAGGCAACACCACAACCTCTGGTACGAGGAGGTCAAGGGCAAGGCCGACCGGGCCGCCCCGGACGCGGCGCAGAGCGACTCGCCATCGGCCTCCCGGCCCCCCGGTTGA
- a CDS encoding DUF1244 domain-containing protein, translating to MQHLDDSTRTELEAAAFRRLLRHLDEHKEVQNIELMILADFCRNCLSKWLVAAAEERGETLDYEAAREYVYGMPYSEWKSLYQAEATPEQQAAFEARQAAKQEKGQ from the coding sequence ATGCAACATCTCGACGACAGCACCCGCACCGAACTCGAGGCCGCCGCCTTCCGCCGCCTGCTGCGCCACCTGGACGAGCACAAGGAGGTGCAGAACATCGAACTGATGATCCTCGCCGACTTCTGCCGCAACTGCCTGTCCAAGTGGCTGGTGGCTGCCGCCGAGGAGCGCGGCGAGACGCTGGACTACGAGGCCGCCCGGGAATACGTCTACGGCATGCCCTACAGCGAGTGGAAGTCCCTCTACCAGGCCGAGGCCACGCCGGAACAGCAGGCCGCCTTCGAGGCCCGCCAGGCCGCCAAGCAGGAAAAGGGACAATGA
- the moaB gene encoding molybdenum cofactor biosynthesis protein B: MSEAMIPLSVAVLTVSDTRTEESDRSGQALVERLTAAGHQLVDKRIVPDDVYRIRAVVAAWIADPDIQVVLTTGGTGFTGRDSTPEAVSVLLDKRIEGFGELFRQLSWHEVGSSTVQSRCLGGLANATVVFCLPGSTGACRTGWDGILAEQLDSRHKPCNFANLVIPERGQHA; this comes from the coding sequence ATGAGCGAGGCGATGATCCCCCTCTCGGTGGCGGTGCTGACGGTCTCGGATACCCGCACCGAGGAGAGCGACCGTAGCGGCCAGGCGCTGGTGGAGCGGCTCACCGCCGCCGGCCACCAGCTGGTCGACAAGCGCATCGTGCCCGATGACGTCTACCGCATCCGCGCGGTGGTCGCGGCCTGGATCGCCGACCCCGACATCCAGGTCGTCCTCACCACCGGGGGGACCGGCTTCACCGGCCGCGACTCCACCCCCGAGGCCGTGTCGGTACTGCTGGACAAGCGCATCGAGGGCTTCGGCGAGCTGTTTCGCCAGCTGTCCTGGCACGAGGTGGGCAGTTCCACCGTGCAGAGCCGTTGCCTGGGCGGCCTGGCCAACGCCACCGTGGTGTTCTGCCTGCCCGGCTCCACCGGCGCCTGCCGCACCGGCTGGGACGGGATCCTCGCCGAACAGCTCGACAGTCGGCACAAGCCATGTAACTTCGCGAATCTGGTGATCCCCGAACGAGGCCAGCATGCCTGA
- the glp gene encoding gephyrin-like molybdotransferase Glp: protein MPDNHGDLQPVEAALAALLDGVTALPGEAIAGDAAAGRVLAGDVMARLDVPPFDNSAMDGYALDHREAGQWLPIVQRIAAGTPAAPLPPGGCARIFTGGEMPAGADCVVMQERVEVDGDRAWIPAGLPAGDNLRRRGRDVAVGDRLLAAGTRLDAAALGHLAGQGITRVEVRRRPRIALLSTGDEIVDPGRPLGPGQIYNSNRPMLRTLLTRFGAEVVRIETVPDDAEGTRRVLQEAAETADVVVTTGGVSVGEEDHVKAALEGLGRLDMWRLAIRPGKPLALGRLPRRATDGGEARFVGLPGNPVSCFIGAWLFLRPLIGALLACPALAALPRLVARADFETRTGPRQHYMRATLDFTADGIVARAFRDQNSGVLSSCIGADALAVIPPETAVSPGAIIDCLWLRVD, encoded by the coding sequence ATGCCTGACAACCACGGCGACTTGCAGCCCGTCGAGGCGGCCCTCGCCGCCCTGCTCGACGGCGTCACCGCGCTGCCCGGCGAGGCCATCGCCGGCGACGCGGCGGCGGGCCGGGTACTGGCCGGGGATGTCATGGCCCGGCTCGATGTGCCGCCCTTCGACAACAGCGCCATGGACGGTTACGCCCTGGATCACCGTGAGGCCGGACAGTGGCTGCCGATCGTCCAGCGCATCGCCGCCGGCACGCCCGCCGCTCCCCTCCCGCCCGGCGGCTGCGCGCGGATCTTCACCGGCGGCGAGATGCCCGCCGGTGCCGACTGCGTGGTGATGCAGGAGCGCGTCGAGGTCGATGGCGACCGGGCCTGGATCCCCGCCGGCCTCCCCGCCGGCGACAACCTGCGCCGCCGCGGGCGCGACGTGGCCGTCGGCGACCGCCTGCTGGCGGCCGGCACCCGCCTCGACGCCGCCGCCCTGGGGCATCTCGCCGGCCAGGGGATCACCCGGGTCGAGGTCCGCCGCCGCCCGCGCATCGCCCTGCTGTCCACCGGCGACGAGATCGTCGATCCCGGTCGCCCGCTGGGCCCCGGGCAGATCTACAACTCCAACCGGCCCATGTTGCGGACGCTGCTGACCCGCTTCGGGGCCGAGGTGGTGCGCATCGAGACGGTGCCGGACGACGCCGAGGGCACTCGCCGGGTACTCCAGGAGGCCGCCGAGACGGCCGATGTGGTGGTCACCACCGGCGGGGTCAGCGTCGGCGAGGAGGATCACGTCAAGGCCGCCCTGGAGGGCCTGGGCCGGCTCGACATGTGGCGGCTGGCCATCCGCCCCGGCAAGCCGCTGGCCCTGGGACGCCTGCCCCGCCGAGCGACGGACGGTGGCGAGGCTCGCTTCGTCGGGCTGCCCGGCAACCCGGTCTCCTGCTTCATCGGCGCCTGGCTGTTCCTGCGGCCGCTGATCGGGGCGCTGCTCGCCTGCCCGGCGCTGGCGGCGCTGCCCCGGCTGGTCGCGCGCGCCGACTTCGAGACCCGCACCGGGCCGCGGCAGCACTACATGCGCGCGACACTGGACTTCACCGCCGACGGCATCGTGGCGCGGGCCTTCCGGGATCAGAATTCCGGGGTGCTGTCGTCCTGCATCGGCGCCGATGCCCTGGCGGTCATCCCGCCGGAGACCGCCGTCTCGCCGGGCGCCATCATCGACTGCCTGTGGCTCAGGGTCGATTGA